Genomic segment of Juglans microcarpa x Juglans regia isolate MS1-56 chromosome 7S, Jm3101_v1.0, whole genome shotgun sequence:
TTCCTCTGGGTCAGACTGTTTGTTTAAAGACGACTTGGAGAGTGGGGTTCAGGAGTTGAAGAAGCATTTGGGTAAAGTTGAAAGAGATTGTAGGATTTGCCATTTGGGTTTGGAGGATGGTATAGAGGCCGGGGTGCTAGTTGAGTTGGGGTGTGCTTGTAAAGGTGATTTGGGTGCTGCCCACAAGCAATGTGCTGAGACGTGGTTCAAGATCAAGGGAAACACGTGAGtaaaagtttctaaattttctcATATAACTAGCTCATGAAAGTCATTTGTTTCTGTATGTGATTGTTCATTAATGATGGGTGTTTTTTGGGAAATTCTGAATATCGTTGTTGGTATCTGCTTTTTGTGAGTAGtggtgataaatatgtaatCATGGGACTCTTATT
This window contains:
- the LOC121240564 gene encoding uncharacterized protein LOC121240564 isoform X2 produces the protein MATVEGPHVDAGTASRCRYRNSVTGSSGVSISGDSDDQSWHSPLEIEGVLDSQRDSSGSDCLFKDDLESGVQELKKHLGKVERDCRICHLGLEDGIEAGVLVELGCACKGDLGAAHKQCAETWFKIKGNT